In one window of Nakamurella alba DNA:
- a CDS encoding GntR family transcriptional regulator, protein MSAADSGTGGLDPVASVSRRDGAISTIRRAIVLGTLQPGEKLTENGLAASLNVSRPTMREAVAQLAQEGLLVQEPYRGLRVADLDVKAVADTATTRVALDTLAVQEILDDPTGRRLDRVRQAWKAYDRLPVDADPVAAHEAHIAFHREIWAASENSMLIRLWPVTEAHITIMLAYDQATRGDARRAHDVHHDMVSAILARDEARVADALRIHTLGSASDLISILERRAVAGQLPAGAQRSPTV, encoded by the coding sequence ATGTCCGCAGCCGACAGCGGCACCGGCGGCCTGGATCCGGTGGCGTCGGTGTCCCGGCGGGACGGGGCGATCAGCACCATCCGGCGGGCGATCGTCCTCGGCACCTTGCAGCCCGGCGAGAAGCTGACCGAGAACGGGCTCGCCGCGTCGCTCAACGTCAGCCGACCGACCATGCGGGAGGCGGTCGCCCAGCTGGCCCAGGAGGGCCTGCTGGTCCAGGAGCCCTACCGGGGGTTGCGCGTCGCCGATCTCGATGTGAAGGCGGTCGCCGACACCGCCACGACCAGGGTCGCGCTGGACACCCTTGCGGTGCAGGAGATCCTGGACGATCCGACCGGCCGGCGGCTCGACCGGGTGCGGCAGGCCTGGAAGGCGTACGACCGGCTGCCGGTGGATGCGGACCCGGTGGCCGCGCACGAGGCGCACATCGCGTTCCACCGGGAGATCTGGGCGGCCTCGGAGAACTCGATGCTGATCCGGCTGTGGCCGGTGACCGAGGCGCACATCACCATCATGTTGGCCTACGACCAGGCGACCCGTGGCGATGCGCGGCGCGCGCACGACGTGCACCACGACATGGTGTCGGCGATCCTGGCCCGCGACGAGGCCCGGGTGGCCGATGCGTTGCGGATCCACACGCTGGGCAGCGCATCGGATCTCATCTCGATCCTGGAACGGCGGGCCGTGGCGGGTCAGCTGCCTGCCGGGGCCCAGAGGTCGCCGACGGTGTAG
- a CDS encoding NADH:flavin oxidoreductase, giving the protein MQFLALVVDRLRLYGEHRPSFRRGRPERNVVGLADFDPLLQPFKIKDLELRNRVVSTSHEPAYGDAGMPADRYRAYHVEKARGGVGLTMIGGSAVVSPDSPPAFGNLLLHRDEIVGHLRRLADEVHEAGAAVMCQVTHLGRRGSNYTADWLPLVYSSALREPAHRSMPKVAEKWDLDRITDDYATAALRCREAGLDGIELEAYGHLLDGFLSPATNFRDDEFGGDLEQRMAFPRQVITAIRKAVGPEFVVGIRMSLDEGNDGGLGYDEAMTALRRYADDGIDFVSVIKGTIDRDATLARVIPSMGMPSAPFLEFAGRIRSEIDIPVMHAARISDVATARYAIREGLVDLVGMTRPQMADPHLVAKVARGEEDRIRPCVGANYCLDAIYQAGDAKCIHNPATGRELSMPQLVPLRTGRRRSAVVIGAGPAGLEAARVLGERGHRVVLLEADEQPGGQVRLAGRAHRRRDLLGIVDWRVSEAARAGVDLRFGVYAEAAEVLAEDPDLVVVATGGIPDTDVVPVGGDLVRDSWDVLAGTLRAAGDVLVYDVSGAEPGMDAAEVLALGGARVEIVTPERTLAPEIGSMNSPAYLSAFADHDVRITLARRLSEVHRAPGGKLRAVLGSDYSGTAVERIVDHVVVENGTTPNADLYHELLPGSSNLGEVDHGALLRMVAQTTVRNTDGRYQLFRIGDAVTSRNIHAAIYDAGRLCLPL; this is encoded by the coding sequence ATGCAGTTCCTTGCGCTGGTGGTGGATCGTTTGCGGCTCTACGGTGAGCACCGGCCGTCCTTCCGCCGGGGGCGTCCGGAGAGGAACGTCGTGGGACTCGCCGACTTCGACCCGCTGCTGCAGCCGTTCAAGATCAAGGATCTCGAGCTGCGCAACCGGGTGGTGAGCACCTCGCACGAACCGGCGTACGGCGATGCCGGGATGCCCGCCGATCGTTACCGCGCCTACCACGTCGAGAAGGCACGCGGCGGCGTCGGTCTCACCATGATCGGCGGTTCCGCCGTGGTGTCCCCGGACAGCCCGCCGGCCTTCGGCAACCTGCTGCTGCACCGGGACGAGATCGTCGGGCATCTGCGGCGACTGGCCGACGAGGTGCACGAGGCCGGTGCCGCGGTCATGTGCCAGGTCACCCACCTCGGCCGCCGGGGCAGCAACTACACCGCGGACTGGCTGCCGCTGGTCTACTCCTCCGCCCTGCGCGAGCCGGCCCATCGGTCGATGCCGAAGGTCGCCGAGAAGTGGGACCTGGACCGGATCACCGACGACTACGCGACCGCGGCGCTGCGCTGCCGCGAGGCGGGACTGGACGGGATCGAGCTCGAGGCCTACGGCCACCTGCTCGACGGGTTCCTCTCCCCCGCCACCAACTTCCGGGACGACGAGTTCGGCGGCGATCTCGAGCAGCGGATGGCGTTCCCGCGGCAGGTGATCACCGCGATCCGCAAGGCGGTCGGCCCGGAGTTCGTGGTGGGCATCCGGATGTCGCTGGACGAGGGCAACGACGGCGGACTCGGCTACGACGAGGCGATGACCGCGCTGCGCCGCTACGCCGACGACGGCATCGATTTCGTCAGCGTGATCAAGGGGACCATCGACCGGGATGCGACGCTGGCCAGGGTGATCCCGTCGATGGGCATGCCGAGCGCACCGTTCTTGGAGTTCGCCGGCCGGATCCGGTCGGAGATCGACATCCCGGTGATGCACGCCGCCCGGATCAGCGACGTGGCGACCGCCCGCTACGCGATCCGCGAGGGCCTGGTCGACCTGGTGGGGATGACCCGTCCGCAGATGGCCGACCCGCACCTGGTGGCCAAGGTGGCCCGGGGCGAGGAGGACCGGATCCGGCCGTGCGTCGGTGCCAACTACTGCCTGGACGCGATCTACCAGGCCGGTGACGCGAAGTGCATCCACAACCCGGCGACCGGCCGGGAACTGTCGATGCCGCAACTGGTCCCGCTGCGGACCGGGCGCCGGCGCTCCGCCGTGGTGATCGGCGCCGGACCGGCCGGACTGGAGGCGGCCCGGGTGCTGGGCGAGCGCGGTCACCGGGTGGTGCTGCTCGAGGCCGACGAGCAGCCCGGCGGGCAGGTGCGGTTGGCCGGTCGCGCCCATCGACGCCGGGACCTGCTCGGCATCGTCGACTGGCGGGTCTCCGAGGCCGCTCGGGCCGGGGTGGACCTGCGTTTCGGCGTGTACGCGGAGGCGGCGGAGGTGCTGGCCGAGGACCCGGACCTGGTCGTGGTGGCGACCGGTGGGATCCCGGACACCGACGTGGTTCCGGTCGGCGGCGACCTGGTCCGGGACAGCTGGGACGTCCTCGCCGGCACCCTGCGCGCGGCCGGCGACGTGCTGGTCTACGACGTGTCCGGCGCCGAACCGGGGATGGATGCCGCGGAGGTGCTGGCGCTGGGCGGTGCGCGGGTCGAGATCGTCACTCCGGAGAGGACTCTCGCGCCGGAGATCGGGTCGATGAACTCGCCGGCGTACCTGAGCGCCTTCGCCGACCACGACGTGCGGATCACCCTGGCGCGACGGCTGAGCGAGGTGCACCGGGCCCCGGGCGGGAAGCTGCGCGCGGTGCTCGGCAGCGACTACAGCGGGACCGCCGTGGAGCGGATCGTGGACCACGTGGTGGTGGAGAACGGCACCACACCGAACGCCGACCTCTACCACGAGCTGCTCCCGGGATCCTCGAACCTCGGCGAGGTCGACCACGGTGCCCTGCTCCGCATGGTCGCGCAGACCACGGTGCGCAACACCGACGGCCGCTACCAGCTGTTCCGCATCGGCGATGCGGTGACCAGCCGGAACATCCACGCGGCCATCTACGACGCCGGGAGACTCTGTCTGCCGCTGTGA
- a CDS encoding LysR family transcriptional regulator, with protein MIDRRLQVLRMVDHTGTVTGAATALQYTPSAVSAQLRSLAEQLGVVLLVPDGRRLKLTAAGRSLVAHTDELFEHWERVQADVLAAADEPTGHLRMCGFSSAAAALLPPAAVAVAQALPAVRVSLVEAGPLECFDMLLTDEADIAVVVRTPGIPPTDHPRFEQHDLLDDVLDVMLPADHPLAGRRSVGFAELAGQRWIVDRPGTAYHSLFLAACVEAGFEPRVAHHAAEWNTGAAMIGAGLGCSLLPRLVPLPGGHPVVRVPLSGRPRPHRKIVTAVRRGSADAPVIAAARAAFARAAADLSA; from the coding sequence ATGATCGATCGCCGGCTGCAGGTGTTGCGAATGGTGGACCACACCGGAACGGTGACCGGCGCGGCCACGGCCCTGCAGTACACGCCGTCGGCCGTGTCCGCCCAGTTGCGGTCGTTGGCGGAGCAGCTCGGCGTCGTCCTGCTGGTGCCGGACGGGCGGCGGCTCAAGCTGACCGCGGCCGGGAGATCGCTGGTGGCGCACACCGACGAACTCTTCGAGCACTGGGAGCGGGTGCAGGCGGACGTCCTGGCAGCGGCGGACGAACCCACCGGCCACCTGCGGATGTGCGGGTTCTCCAGCGCCGCCGCCGCGCTGCTGCCGCCCGCTGCGGTGGCGGTCGCGCAGGCACTCCCGGCGGTCCGGGTGAGCCTGGTCGAGGCCGGGCCGCTGGAGTGCTTCGACATGCTGCTGACCGACGAGGCGGACATCGCGGTGGTGGTGCGCACCCCGGGGATCCCGCCGACCGATCACCCGAGGTTCGAGCAGCACGACCTGCTGGACGACGTGCTCGACGTGATGCTGCCGGCGGACCACCCGCTGGCCGGCCGGAGATCGGTGGGCTTCGCGGAGCTGGCCGGGCAGCGGTGGATCGTCGACCGCCCGGGCACCGCCTACCACTCGCTGTTCCTGGCCGCCTGCGTCGAGGCCGGCTTCGAACCCCGAGTGGCGCACCACGCCGCGGAATGGAACACCGGGGCGGCGATGATCGGCGCCGGGCTCGGTTGCTCGCTGCTGCCGCGGTTGGTGCCGTTGCCCGGTGGTCATCCCGTGGTCCGGGTGCCACTGTCCGGTCGTCCACGGCCGCACCGGAAGATCGTCACCGCCGTGCGGCGGGGCAGTGCGGACGCCCCGGTGATCGCGGCGGCGCGGGCCGCTTTCGCCCGCGCCGCCGCCGATCTGTCCGCCTGA
- a CDS encoding LLM class flavin-dependent oxidoreductase produces the protein MKLALYLPNFRDKVTVKELEDLTALAEDLDFDSVWTLDRIVVPEVSDEGNLQYPFGMMQEFPKQLPVSARGEFLQGMPLIPWLAAKTSKVRIGMSIIDTPFRSPGVLAAELATTDHLSGGRLNVGVGSGWMPEEFAAASAAHIFPKRHKHVRETIEIMQGIWSNDLFEYHGEFADFERCGFGAKPLQKPGPPIYFSGLKDPKRSAMRIAKYDLSGWIGIQDSPDDMAMWRSSIQRELEELGSGKSVDDLDMCSMIWFVITDVDLDQTPAGKGSNLLAGSARQITDMLKRYKEAGMTMPLLWPPFADVPVAKTLDDLKRLKEEIMPEVEAA, from the coding sequence ATGAAGCTCGCTCTCTACCTGCCCAACTTCCGGGACAAGGTCACGGTCAAGGAACTCGAGGACCTGACCGCCCTGGCCGAGGACCTCGACTTCGACTCCGTGTGGACCCTGGATCGGATCGTCGTCCCCGAGGTGTCCGACGAGGGCAATCTGCAGTACCCGTTCGGGATGATGCAGGAGTTCCCCAAGCAGCTGCCGGTCAGCGCGAGAGGTGAGTTCCTGCAGGGCATGCCACTCATCCCGTGGTTGGCGGCGAAGACGTCGAAGGTGCGCATCGGGATGAGCATCATCGACACCCCGTTCCGCTCCCCGGGTGTGCTGGCCGCGGAACTGGCCACCACCGACCATCTCTCGGGTGGCCGGTTGAACGTCGGTGTGGGATCGGGCTGGATGCCGGAGGAGTTCGCCGCGGCCAGCGCCGCGCACATCTTCCCGAAGCGGCACAAGCACGTCCGCGAGACGATCGAGATCATGCAGGGCATCTGGTCCAATGATCTGTTCGAGTACCACGGCGAGTTCGCCGATTTCGAGCGCTGCGGCTTCGGTGCCAAGCCGCTGCAGAAGCCCGGGCCGCCGATCTACTTCAGCGGCCTGAAGGACCCGAAGCGGTCGGCGATGCGGATCGCCAAGTACGACCTGTCGGGCTGGATCGGCATCCAGGACTCCCCGGACGACATGGCGATGTGGCGCAGCTCCATCCAGCGGGAGTTGGAGGAGCTGGGCAGTGGCAAGTCGGTGGACGACCTCGACATGTGCAGCATGATCTGGTTCGTCATCACCGATGTCGACCTGGACCAGACGCCCGCCGGCAAGGGTTCGAACCTGCTGGCCGGCAGCGCGCGGCAGATCACCGACATGCTCAAGCGGTACAAGGAGGCAGGGATGACGATGCCGCTCCTCTGGCCGCCGTTCGCGGACGTCCCGGTCGCCAAGACACTCGACGACCTGAAGCGCCTCAAGGAGGAGATCATGCCGGAGGTCGAGGCGGCCTGA